A genomic region of Pseudochaenichthys georgianus chromosome 12, fPseGeo1.2, whole genome shotgun sequence contains the following coding sequences:
- the LOC117456510 gene encoding tripartite motif-containing protein 16-like translates to MAQQGHQLGRDKLCCFICKDLIKNPVTSIACGHSYCMSCISRRWDGEKQKKKYSCPHCRLTFKQRPVLVKNVMLADFVEELKEKKTEPQAGPSDPCDAGPGDVGCDICSPNGRKRKALKSCLQCRLSYCGQHLQPHYEVPFKKHKLIEASKLQENICSQHDKVMEIFCLTDQQCICVLCSIGEHKGHDTVSAAAEMSKKQKELGVSRQNIQQRIQNEEKIVKELLPEVKAINLSADKAVMECTEIVNLIEQRSSDVKQKIVSRQKYEVSRVKEIQEMLQKHISDLRRKDTELEKLSQTDDQIKFLQAYPSLSNLRDSEKTFRVKIGPVRYFEDVTAAVSEVRGKVLESFNKKWMKISETVTEVYVKLLPDPKTKAEFSQYTGPKVLLKLDPNTANMQIQLSEDNRKATSVKEPQSYDDHADRFMGKSQVLCGKVLTNRCYWEVEWSGLGCSVAVAYRDVPRTGEESQFGDNDKSWALEISTTICNFKHNGENNAIPVPQSSRIGVFLDPKAGVLSFHSVSETFTLLHRVHTTFTQPLYAGLGVASYGASATFCDTKVEPLSSEVREN, encoded by the coding sequence ATGGCGCAGCAAGGACATCAGCTCGGTCGGGACAAACTGTGCTGTTTTATCTGCAAGGATCTGATTAAGAATCCAGTGACGAGTATTGCCTGTGGACACAGCTACTGTATGAGCTGTATTAGTAGACGTTGGGATGGAGAGAAGCAGAAGAAAAAATACAGCTGTCCTCATTGCAGACTGACCTTCAAACAGAGGCCTGTCCTggtaaaaaatgtaatgttggCAGATTTCGTCGAGGAACTGAAGGAGAAAAAGACAGAACCCCAAGCTGGTCCATCTGATCCCTGTGATGCTGGACCTGGAGATGTGGGATGTGACATCTGCAGTCCTAATGGGAGAAAGAGGAAAGCTCTAAAGTCGTGTCTGCAGTGCCGTCTCTCTTACTGCGGGCAGCACCTCCAGCCTCACTATGAAGTTCCATTCAAGAAACACAAGCTAATTGAAGCTTCGAAACTTCAGGAGAACATCTGCTCTCAACATGATAAGGTAATGGAAATCTTCTGCCTCACCGATCAGCAGTGTATCTGTGTTCTCTGCTCCATTGGTGAACATAAAGGCCACGACACAGTTTCAGCTGCAGCAGAGATGAGCAAGAAGCAGAAAGAGCTCGGGGTGAGTCGTCAAAACATCCAGCAGAGAATCCAGAACGAAGAGAAAATTGTGAAGGAGCTTCTGCCGGAGGTGAAGGCCATCAATCTCTCTGCTGATAAAGCAGTGATGGAATGTACTGAAATAGTCAATCTCATTGAGCAAAGAAGCTCTGACGTGAAGCAGAAGATTGTGTCCCGGCAGAAATATGAAGTGAGTCGGGTCAAAGAGATTCAAGagatgctgcagaaacacatcagTGATCTGAGGAGGAAAGACACCGAGCTGGAGAAACTCTCACAAACAGATGATCAGATCAAGTTTCTACAGGCCtacccctcactgtcaaatctCAGGGACTCTGAAAAAACATTCAGAGTCAAAATTGGTCCTGTACGATACTTTGAAGATGTGACTGCAGCTGTGTCAGAGGTCAGAGGTAAAGTACTGGAAAGCTTTAATAAGAAATGGATGAAGATCTCAGAGACAGTGACTGAAGTGTATGTTAAATTGTTGCCAGACCCAAAGACCAAAGCTGAGTTCTCACAATATACAGGCCCCAAAGTTCTTCTCAAACTGGATCCAAACACAGCGAACATGCAGATACAATTATCTGAAGATAACAGGAAGGCAACCTCAGTGAAAGAGCCACAGTCATATGATGACCACGCAGACAGATTCATGGGAAAGTCTCAGGTTCTCTGTGGAAAAGTTCTGACTAATCGTTGTTACTGGGAAGTGGAGTGGAGTGGTTTAGGATGTTCAGTAGCAGTCGCATACAGAGATGTTCCCAGAACAGGAGAGGAAAGTCAATTTGGGGACAATGACAAGTCTTGGGCACTAGAGATTAGTACAACGATTTGCAATTTCAAACACAACGGTGAAAACAATGCGATTCCTGTCCCTCAATCCTCAAGGATTGGTGTTTTCTTGGATCCAAAGGCAGGAGTTCTGTCCTTCCACAGCGTCTCTGAAACCTTCACCCTCCTCCACAGAGTGCACACCACATTCACTCAGCCGCTCTATGCTGGACTCGGTGTTGCTAGTTATGGAGCTTCTGCTACATTTTGTGACACCAAGGTCGAACCACTGTCAAGTGAGGTCAGAGAAAACTAA